The DNA window GGCATATATGTGTCGGAATCGAATGTCATTCAATAACCGAGAGATaaggatatataaaaatatacccCACAAacgaaaaggaaataaataaataactaggCGGAGGACCGAAAGGACTCAGACAAAGGAGGAGTCGAGAGCGGAAGTTGCGACTCAGCCAGTAAAATTCACGACCCGGAAGGGCGGCCATCTTGGTAAGGGCTTCTTCTGTTAATTTAGAGGCAGTTTCTAAtctaaatattatgtaatagtATAATTTGTATTACTAGTAGTAAGGTgataagacatttatttaaatttgaacatgtttatttttaaaatttagctatttattttgtaaataaaaaaaatgccaaacCCCATTAACTCCTTCCCCAGGTCTACAACATTTCAAGGTCTTTGTttcaaaaaggtacaaaatacaaaataaacgttGTCTGACCTCCCCTATAGGTCTGATTATTTAGTGTGTAGTCctactaattattatatataggcttacaataagaaaaatgtattgaaccaaatgttctaaataaatataacaacttactgaaatttaatatatatattatgtgagTTGATTATTTAACTAGgtgatttgtttttgtccaAAATGACCTGTTTGATTCAGGCTTTCTTTCTCATGTCACTCCTTAGGGCTTTTTTAGCTTTTAGCACAAGCTTTTTAGCTTTTGGGCCGCTTTTTTAGACATTGGCACACTACTCAGGCGTTTGGCTTTTCTAAAgctaatttatgtaaatatgtagaGTTAAAAAGAGCTACATCAAGAGTCTGATGACTTATGGAAATGGAAATTCTGCCACATTTGCCGATATAATGTATGCTGTTTCCCTATTCATCAATTAAATGTTCGAAGAAATCATCATAACACAACTGTATTGtttgagaaaaatatttattaatttattttaccaaTCTTAATAAAGTTTTGAAAACAAAGAAAGGAATAGGATTGGCAAAGcttatataaaatcataaatatgttccaattctttaaaaaaaagtgacctCTGGCTTTAAAAACAGTTCAATATGATAACATAAACAATACATATCAAGTATAATGacatcaaaaataacaaaaatgtcataACTGACAAGTTACACTGTAACTATAAGGCAGTGCCAGATATTACAGAAGGTTATGAAGGTTGTTTTGTCATGATGTAACAGTACTATGAACTATGTGACCATATGATAACCATAAGAAAAGGGTTGTTAGTACATTGGCTGAGATTTGTGTTCtatgtaaatgtgaaaaagtaTAATGAGAAAAGGTGTGTGGTCTTATATCTGTGTATTATTCAGCCTTGTTCGCTAACATATTAGTGTTTTACTCTGAATAATGATTGCTTTTATTTAGGCACTTGGTATTACAGTAATCTCCTGACTGGAAAAGTCTGTAAACACTAACCAAAGGGAACATTGAGAGGGCACCTAACATAGAACCCAGCTGCACCACAGCTCCACACCACACGAGGGCGCTATGGCCTTCATCTCGCAGGATCACTCCAATAATCACCTTCACATAGGACAAAGTCAGGACAAATATGACCCAGGTTATGACCTAAAGATAAAAgtagagagagaaatgaagattatgtgtgtttgtaggcTTAACATTAAGTGTTTGCTTAAGTATGTAGTAGTATGCACACTTAGTagtatatgaagagttcagatgcaaaagcctctaaagaTGAGATAATGATACTGAGTGAATGCTCTCCACACGTagtatatgtttattaaatactttcattttaaatgccagCCTCAAGCCACTGAGAAGTGCTAGCACTTACATGGGAATCTATTTCCAATTAGCCAGAAAGAAATGCTaattctaaagaaaaacatcagacatatttagaggcttttgcatctgaactgtgaaggggtttttatttttaattttttggaatGGTGCTACCTTCTTTTTTAAGAATGTTAATTCTAGTGGCAGTAAATTTACTTTGCTTATGGAACAACCTAGACCAATGAAAAGCACGTGTGTGAGTCTTACAATGAGTGCTGCTCCTAGGTCATGATTGATCAGCGGAGGGCAAGGGCTTAGTGCTGCCATTGCCATTATATATGTTGCAAACCCAGTGCCAGTCACTGTCAGAACCCCCATCAGCACCAGAGACCTTTGACAAAGAAAGCATGACAGCCAGTCAAAAGCAATCCAGACATGAAATAGTTGCATGAATTTAGCTCATCATTGTTCTCACCTGATTGGCACAAACATGGCAATGAAGCAAGCCACCGGATTGGCTACCGAAGACAAAGTGGCTGCAAGATGATAGGCCTGATTTCCATATGGCAAACAGGAGTAAGGCTGGACTGAGGGCAAGACTGCATTGGTCAGTGCGTTTACCCAGGCCAGAACTACAAATATGAAGACCAGCTGCATTCTGCTGTAGGTTCCTTTTCCAAACGAACTGTGTCGCTTTAAAACAGGTCCTTCTGTGAAATCCAGCATGGGCTTTTGTTCTGGAGCTTCATTATTTGGGGACTGGCTCATATCAATCTTCTCCACTTGCTGAGAATCATCAGTATAACATTTGCTCTTGTGTTCCCGCACCACAGCTGGGTGGAAGTTGAGTAACAAGAAAGCTCCCAGGCACACGAACATCATCGCACTGAGGAACAGGAAGAAACCCTGAGCAGAGAAGTTGGCTGGTTGATATTGTTCCTGAAGTGCTCCATCGAAGCCCCAGGATGAGTTCCCCATGCTAAAGTTTGCATTAGCACTGGCATTTTTGCAGTGGATCACCCCTACGCCTTGGATAAGAGCCACCAGTGCTGGGACCAGGCCACTTAGACCCTCTCCAATGAAGTAGGTGGTGAGGTACCGAGGCTGTAGACGCATCATGAAGGGTAGAAAGGTAACAGACGAGGTGCAGTCTACCACAGACAGCAGGAAGCTGAGGGACAGTAGGGCAGCGCTATGTTTGCCTCCTCCAAAAGAAAGCGTGTGGTTCCAGAAGAAGGCCAGGAGGAAGGTGGCCACCAGACCGACCGTCACGATGGTGTAGATAACAGGCCGCTCGTCCAGCATGCCCGGTCTGAAACGGTGCATGAGCGTGATGAAGAGAGGCCCGATGTTAGCCATCTGGATAATGATAGTGAGGTAGGAGGGCAGGTACCACCCCTCCGGAATAGAGGGGACGATCAGAGGCAGCTCCACCCACATCCCGTTAATGGCCACCCATGATCCGATGCCAAAGAGACAGGCCAACAAGTGTGTGAACAGTGACATGATGAAGGCACTGAGGTCCACACGCCAAAAAGGCGACTGGTTTTTAAAGGttatctgaaacattaaagtaaaaGGGAAAAACATTAGTTTTGCAATAGCCATTACATTTCCAATGTGGTcagaaaacatatatacatgtactcAAATGAAGCAGTGCTTATACTACTTTAACATCATACTGTGAGGACAGAAGTTGAGAAGCTCAGATTTCATGATACCACAATGGCAGTCTCAGCTGAACATCTGATGCATGTTGCACACACAATAAAGGTACAAATTAGTACTTATTGTTGTatatatttgaacctaataggtacagaAGTATACCTTTTGATATATGCAAAGTGACTGTTTTTGTGTACGCTATCAATCGGATTGATTGAATTATACAGGATTTCTGGGAGATGTGTGTGTCGCATAAAACTAAACATGATTGGTTGCTTTATCTGTCTGTTATAAGGTCTCTTGGGCAGTCCTTTCAAAGCAGCCAAGGTTCCCAGACCTACTGTAATCTTGAAGGTCTAGCTGCACAAGACTACCACAATATTATGGTGGTTTCAAGGTGTTTCTAAGTGATTGCTAGGTTTTGTAGAGTGGT is part of the Puntigrus tetrazona isolate hp1 chromosome 16, ASM1883169v1, whole genome shotgun sequence genome and encodes:
- the LOC122360352 gene encoding solute carrier family 52, riboflavin transporter, member 3-B-like, giving the protein MSLFTHLLACLFGIGSWVAINGMWVELPLIVPSIPEGWYLPSYLTIIIQMANIGPLFITLMHRFRPGMLDERPVIYTIVTVGLVATFLLAFFWNHTLSFGGGKHSAALLSLSFLLSVVDCTSSVTFLPFMMRLQPRYLTTYFIGEGLSGLVPALVALIQGVGVIHCKNASANANFSMGNSSWGFDGALQEQYQPANFSAQGFFLFLSAMMFVCLGAFLLLNFHPAVVREHKSKCYTDDSQQVEKIDMSQSPNNEAPEQKPMLDFTEGPVLKRHSSFGKGTYSRMQLVFIFVVLAWVNALTNAVLPSVQPYSCLPYGNQAYHLAATLSSVANPVACFIAMFVPIR